A window from Bacteroidota bacterium encodes these proteins:
- a CDS encoding AraC family transcriptional regulator, which produces MKEKEKENKEGSHKNIWYGLGRQRIEIPRTILKSRVQSNVLLKHLHICSIGYYPKAKDHYTYRKKGLPENFLFYCVDGHGFYQLGNQKFEVGPNEFFLLPKNTEHAYGSSSDHPWSIYWIHFGGDALGELNEIQAVQKYFKPFHLKYSAEIISVFSKIYKTLQLGYSIDNLLFANMCLSHFLTLFIYNSRHSESMSTEKMDCVDSAILFMQQHINENISLTDLSKHYNYSVSRFSNLFKQKTGYAPIDYFLQMKMQRACQQLDLTNQSVKEIAFGMGFDDPYYFSKRFRTIIGLSPKKYRAVTKNE; this is translated from the coding sequence ATGAAAGAAAAGGAAAAAGAGAATAAAGAAGGCTCGCATAAAAATATCTGGTATGGGCTCGGCCGTCAACGGATCGAGATCCCACGGACCATTCTTAAATCAAGAGTGCAGAGCAATGTATTATTAAAGCACTTACATATTTGTTCGATAGGTTATTATCCCAAAGCAAAAGATCATTATACTTACAGAAAGAAGGGCCTGCCGGAGAATTTTCTTTTTTACTGTGTTGATGGTCATGGTTTTTACCAGTTAGGTAATCAGAAGTTTGAAGTTGGACCAAACGAGTTTTTTTTATTGCCAAAAAATACTGAGCATGCTTATGGCAGCAGCAGCGATCATCCCTGGAGTATTTACTGGATCCATTTTGGCGGAGATGCTTTGGGAGAGCTGAATGAGATACAGGCTGTTCAAAAATATTTCAAACCCTTTCATTTAAAATACAGCGCTGAGATCATTTCTGTTTTTTCCAAGATCTATAAAACGCTGCAGCTCGGTTATAGTATCGACAACCTGCTATTTGCTAATATGTGTCTTTCGCATTTTCTTACTTTGTTTATTTATAATTCCCGGCACTCTGAGTCAATGAGTACAGAAAAAATGGATTGTGTGGACAGTGCCATTTTATTTATGCAGCAACATATCAATGAAAATATTTCTTTGACGGATCTAAGTAAGCATTACAATTACTCAGTGTCCCGTTTTTCAAATCTCTTTAAGCAAAAAACCGGCTATGCACCGATCGATTATTTTTTGCAAATGAAAATGCAGAGAGCCTGCCAGCAACTTGACCTGACCAATCAGTCAGTAAAAGAAATTGCGTTTGGAATGGGCTTTGATGATCCTTATTATTTTTCAAAACGGTTCAGGACCATCATTGGTTTATCACCCAAGAAATACAGGGCTGTAACGAAGAATGAATAA
- a CDS encoding sugar isomerase encodes MRIDKKFVEKHNDKNLSKHKQRFAFINSEVENVEAIIKKLIDFQVAIPSWALGTGGTRFGRFPGPGEPGNLEQKMEDVGLLHSLNQSSGAISLHIPWDIPKDYAAIKKLAADLDLKFDAVNSNTFQDQPDQKLTYKFGSLQNVNKATRKQAIDHNIDVIKHGVELGSQALTVWLSDGSCFPGQLNFRKAFQNTLESLQEIYAALPADWKVFVEYKAFEPNFYSMTVGDWGQSLLYANKLGPKAYTLVDLGHHLPNANIEQIVSLLLMENKLAGFHFNDSKYGDDDLTVGSIKPYQLFLIFNELVEGMDANKMNHAKDLGWMIDASHNVKDPLEDLLQSVDAIMLAYAHALLVDRKKLNAAQDTNDVVAAQELLQNTFRTDVRSIAAEARLRSGGAIDPLQFYREENIREQLTKERGTKTIATGL; translated from the coding sequence ATGAGAATTGATAAAAAATTTGTTGAGAAGCATAATGATAAAAACCTTTCAAAACATAAGCAACGATTTGCATTTATAAATTCAGAAGTTGAAAATGTTGAAGCAATTATTAAAAAGCTCATCGATTTCCAGGTTGCTATTCCTTCATGGGCATTAGGAACAGGTGGCACACGTTTCGGCCGTTTTCCCGGTCCCGGTGAACCCGGCAATCTCGAGCAGAAAATGGAGGATGTTGGATTGCTTCATTCATTAAATCAATCAAGCGGCGCTATATCATTGCATATTCCATGGGATATTCCGAAAGATTATGCAGCTATAAAAAAATTAGCAGCTGACCTGGATTTAAAATTTGATGCTGTTAATTCCAATACATTCCAGGATCAGCCGGATCAGAAACTAACTTATAAATTCGGTTCGCTACAAAATGTAAATAAAGCAACTCGCAAGCAGGCAATTGATCATAACATCGATGTAATAAAACATGGTGTTGAATTAGGTTCGCAGGCACTTACTGTTTGGCTAAGCGATGGAAGTTGTTTCCCTGGCCAGTTAAATTTCAGAAAAGCATTTCAGAATACATTAGAAAGTTTACAGGAAATATATGCAGCATTACCGGCCGACTGGAAAGTATTTGTAGAGTATAAAGCATTTGAACCTAATTTTTATTCGATGACTGTTGGTGATTGGGGACAATCATTATTATATGCAAACAAACTCGGGCCAAAAGCGTATACATTAGTTGACCTCGGGCATCATTTACCAAATGCAAACATTGAACAAATAGTTTCATTATTATTAATGGAAAACAAACTCGCAGGTTTCCATTTCAACGACAGTAAATACGGTGATGATGATCTAACTGTTGGCAGTATAAAACCTTATCAACTCTTTTTGATCTTTAATGAACTGGTAGAAGGAATGGATGCCAATAAAATGAACCACGCAAAAGATCTGGGCTGGATGATCGATGCATCACATAATGTAAAAGACCCGCTGGAAGATCTGCTGCAGTCTGTAGATGCGATCATGCTTGCTTATGCACATGCTTTGTTAGTTGACAGAAAGAAACTGAATGCTGCACAGGATACTAATGATGTGGTAGCAGCGCAGGAGCTTTTACAAAACACATTCCGCACCGATGTAAGAAGCATAGCAGCCGAAGCAAGATTAAGAAGCGGCGGCGCAATCGACCCTTTGCAATTCTACCGTGAAGAAAATATCCGTGAACAATTAACTAAAGAAAGAGGAACTAAAACAATTGCAACAGGGTTATAA
- a CDS encoding sialate O-acetylesterase produces the protein MQRFAAALFSLCFLFFATSISAKITLPSFFADNMILQQKTDAAIWGWAKPNSSVQLISSWNKKKYTATADAAGKWKLKISTPDAGGPYDITISDGEMITLKNILIGEVWFCSGQSNMEMPMKGFRDQPIKGSNDAIFNSTNNQIRIYTVPRAVEKLIKDTSKTSFWKDANPENINNFSATAYYFGRLLQQQLKVPIALINDSYGGSTAEAFMSVDALKAFPEIKVHTATDTFRLNNRSATTLYNGMIHPIVGYTIKGCIWYQGESNVDRPDQYEKLFPAMVAQWRSEWGQGDFPFYFAQIAPYASPQYAATNRTEKLNSAYLRDAQRKAALTIPNSGIVVLMDNGEEFGIHPADKETVGKRFAYLAIGDTYKMKGFAYQSPSYDSLFITGNVATIRFKNAPNGLTSYGKTLIQFEIAGADKGFRPATATIRNGTIVLSSPLVATPVAVRYAFKDFIVGELFSTEGYPVSSFRTDDW, from the coding sequence ATGCAACGATTCGCTGCCGCACTGTTTTCCTTGTGTTTCTTATTTTTCGCTACATCTATTTCAGCAAAAATTACGCTGCCCTCTTTTTTTGCTGATAATATGATACTGCAACAAAAAACAGATGCAGCTATCTGGGGCTGGGCAAAACCAAACAGTTCTGTGCAACTCATATCATCATGGAATAAAAAGAAATATACAGCAACAGCAGACGCTGCCGGCAAATGGAAATTAAAAATAAGCACTCCCGATGCAGGCGGGCCTTATGATATTACCATCAGTGATGGAGAAATGATAACGTTGAAAAATATATTGATCGGTGAAGTTTGGTTTTGCAGCGGCCAATCGAATATGGAAATGCCGATGAAAGGTTTCAGAGATCAACCCATCAAAGGTTCGAATGATGCAATTTTCAATTCTACGAATAACCAGATACGGATTTATACAGTTCCCCGTGCTGTAGAAAAATTAATAAAAGACACAAGCAAAACTTCTTTTTGGAAAGATGCCAACCCGGAAAACATAAATAATTTTTCTGCTACTGCTTATTACTTCGGCCGCCTGTTACAGCAACAATTAAAAGTGCCTATTGCTCTCATCAATGATAGCTATGGCGGTTCAACTGCAGAAGCATTTATGAGTGTGGATGCATTAAAAGCATTTCCTGAAATAAAAGTACATACAGCAACTGATACATTTCGTCTTAACAACCGTAGTGCAACTACATTATACAATGGAATGATCCATCCGATAGTTGGTTATACAATTAAAGGATGTATCTGGTACCAGGGTGAAAGCAATGTAGACAGGCCCGACCAATATGAAAAACTATTTCCTGCAATGGTTGCTCAGTGGCGCAGTGAATGGGGACAAGGTGATTTTCCATTTTATTTTGCTCAGATAGCTCCATATGCATCGCCGCAGTATGCAGCGACTAACCGCACAGAAAAATTAAACTCTGCCTATTTAAGAGATGCTCAGCGCAAAGCAGCATTGACAATTCCCAATAGCGGTATCGTTGTGCTGATGGATAATGGTGAAGAGTTCGGCATTCATCCGGCCGATAAAGAAACAGTAGGTAAACGTTTTGCTTACCTTGCTATTGGTGATACTTATAAAATGAAAGGCTTTGCTTATCAAAGCCCGTCGTATGATTCTTTATTCATTACTGGAAATGTTGCAACTATCCGGTTTAAAAATGCACCGAACGGTTTAACGAGCTATGGAAAAACGCTGATACAATTTGAAATTGCAGGAGCTGACAAAGGATTTCGTCCTGCAACTGCCACTATCCGTAATGGAACAATTGTTTTATCATCTCCATTAGTAGCAACTCCTGTTGCTGTTCGTTATGCTTTTAAAGATTTTATTGTTGGAGAATTATTTAGTACTGAAGGTTATCCTGTGAGTAGTTTCAGGACAGATGATTGGTAA
- the rhaT gene encoding L-rhamnose/proton symporter RhaT has translation MQAILGIIFHFIGGFASGSFYMPYKQVKGWSWESFWIVGGLFSWLIVPPLAAYLTIPGFMDIITSSSSSTLGSTYIMGLLWGIGGLTYGLGVRYLGVALGSSIILGLCSVFGALVPSIYYYFNPKQGKDTIADLFGHSWGQLVMLGLLLCIVGIVICGIAGKKKDDDLGHSHKDGSGGEFFLVKGLILAIISGVLSACFSFGIEAGTSMGVQANEAWKAANPGEGEFLFRNNVIFVVILWGGLTTNLIWCMILNARNKSFGDYTNKKSPLIKNYMLCALAGTTWFLQFFFYGMGESKMGNGASSWILHMSFIILVANMWGILSKEWKGVSKKTALTIIIGIITIIASVVIVGIGNSLK, from the coding sequence ATGCAGGCTATATTAGGAATCATTTTCCACTTCATCGGTGGATTTGCGTCGGGTAGTTTTTACATGCCCTATAAACAAGTAAAAGGCTGGAGCTGGGAAAGTTTTTGGATCGTAGGCGGATTATTCTCATGGCTGATCGTACCACCACTCGCAGCATATCTCACCATTCCAGGTTTCATGGACATTATCACATCGTCTTCCTCTTCCACTCTTGGTTCAACCTATATTATGGGTTTGCTCTGGGGTATCGGCGGACTGACCTATGGTTTGGGTGTTCGCTATCTCGGTGTGGCATTAGGTAGTTCGATCATTCTGGGGTTATGCTCAGTTTTTGGAGCATTGGTTCCATCGATCTATTATTATTTCAATCCAAAACAAGGAAAAGATACCATTGCTGATCTGTTTGGTCATTCATGGGGCCAGTTAGTAATGTTGGGTTTATTATTATGCATTGTTGGGATCGTTATTTGTGGCATTGCCGGTAAAAAGAAAGATGATGACCTGGGACATTCACATAAAGATGGATCTGGTGGTGAGTTCTTTCTTGTAAAAGGATTGATACTTGCGATCATATCCGGTGTACTCAGTGCCTGTTTCAGTTTCGGTATTGAGGCCGGTACTAGTATGGGTGTTCAGGCGAATGAGGCATGGAAAGCTGCTAACCCAGGTGAGGGAGAATTTTTATTCCGTAACAATGTAATTTTTGTGGTCATACTCTGGGGTGGCCTTACCACTAATCTTATTTGGTGTATGATCTTAAATGCACGCAACAAATCTTTTGGTGATTATACCAATAAGAAATCACCATTGATAAAAAACTATATGCTTTGTGCATTAGCCGGCACTACCTGGTTTCTCCAGTTCTTCTTTTATGGTATGGGAGAAAGTAAAATGGGTAATGGCGCCAGCTCATGGATACTGCATATGTCGTTCATTATTCTTGTTGCAAACATGTGGGGCATTTTATCAAAAGAATGGAAGGGAGTAAGTAAGAAAACAGCATTAACCATAATTATTGGTATCATCACGATCATTGCTTCGGTAGTAATTGTAGGTATCGGTAATTCCTTAAAATAA
- a CDS encoding TetR/AcrR family transcriptional regulator produces the protein MITTEQLILEAATKVFKEKGYDGTTVQDIADAANTTKSMVNYYFRSKEKLFGIVFKTQFLEFYEGTIRLLKSDLPLYDKIVNLVEDDTEKILKFPLLPIFILNEINRNPSMVFSLISNLSSETLGALDKQISREVRNGKIKKISAMDLLTNVRSLTVFPFLLKSVQMKSLKLTEEQMNLKLKARKKMIVELVWTSLKK, from the coding sequence ATGATAACAACCGAACAATTGATTTTAGAAGCTGCTACCAAAGTTTTTAAAGAAAAGGGATATGATGGCACCACAGTGCAAGACATAGCGGATGCAGCGAACACAACTAAATCAATGGTAAACTATTATTTCAGAAGCAAAGAAAAACTCTTCGGTATCGTTTTTAAAACTCAGTTTCTGGAATTCTACGAGGGAACGATTCGACTTTTAAAGTCTGATTTACCATTGTACGACAAGATTGTGAACCTAGTAGAGGACGATACCGAGAAGATTCTGAAATTTCCCCTACTGCCTATTTTTATTTTGAATGAAATCAATCGCAATCCCTCGATGGTTTTTTCCCTTATCAGCAATCTTTCTTCTGAAACTCTCGGCGCTTTGGATAAACAAATTAGCAGGGAAGTTAGGAATGGTAAAATAAAGAAAATAAGTGCGATGGATTTATTGACCAATGTACGGTCTTTGACTGTGTTTCCTTTCTTGTTGAAGAGTGTTCAAATGAAGTCCCTAAAACTAACAGAGGAGCAAATGAACCTCAAATTAAAGGCTCGAAAAAAGATGATCGTTGAACTCGTCTGGACTTCTCTTAAAAAATAA
- the rhaM gene encoding L-rhamnose mutarotase produces MERVAFKMKLFKGMEAEYKKRHDEIWPELSALLKEKGVEEYSIFLDEPTGFLFGVLKIADKAKLDELPHLPLMKKWWAYMKDIMESNPDNSPVSVPLEEVFYMP; encoded by the coding sequence ATGGAAAGGGTAGCATTCAAAATGAAATTATTCAAGGGTATGGAAGCCGAATACAAAAAAAGGCATGATGAAATATGGCCCGAATTATCTGCCCTGTTAAAAGAAAAAGGTGTTGAAGAATATTCAATTTTCCTGGATGAGCCAACCGGTTTTTTATTCGGCGTTTTAAAGATCGCTGATAAGGCAAAACTGGATGAGTTACCCCATTTACCCCTCATGAAAAAATGGTGGGCCTATATGAAGGATATTATGGAAAGCAACCCTGACAATTCACCTGTTTCCGTTCCTCTTGAAGAAGTGTTTTACATGCCCTGA
- a CDS encoding carbohydrate kinase, translating into MQTTTVILIFDIGKTNKKLLLFDENYKIVFEESKQFAEVKDEDDYPCENVEELTKWLKESFDAICSDKRFTIKAVNFSGYGASFVYLDKEEKQILPLYNYLKPYSKELQQQFYKKYGGESLVAKQTASPVLGNLNSGMQLYRLKYEKPGEFAKIKYALHLPQYLSYVICGELNTDITSVGCHTNLWHFQHNKYHSWAKSEGVEEKFPALKDCTEMAGAAGDISVGAGLHDSSAALIPYLSSFNEPFILLSTGTWCISLNPFNHSLLSDYELHQDCLCYLSYHGSPVKASRLFAGYEHEQQTKRLGEHFKTDTGYYKKVKADLDLLKKFKIKPASSQSVKDSAMVSQSKFEKRDLNSFSNYEEAYHRLIADIMEQQVRSTNIVLRGTTVKRIFVDGGFSQNPIYMHLLSEAFPDIEVYAASVPQASALGAAMAVHPHWNNKQLPSDIIDLKLYSVAHNTTI; encoded by the coding sequence ATGCAAACAACAACAGTCATATTAATATTTGACATCGGCAAGACCAATAAAAAATTATTGCTCTTCGATGAGAATTATAAGATCGTTTTCGAGGAAAGCAAACAATTTGCTGAAGTAAAAGATGAAGATGATTATCCTTGCGAAAATGTTGAAGAACTAACGAAATGGCTGAAAGAATCCTTTGATGCTATATGCTCAGACAAACGATTTACAATTAAGGCTGTTAATTTTTCCGGTTATGGTGCCAGTTTTGTTTATCTCGATAAGGAAGAAAAACAAATCCTACCACTCTACAACTATTTAAAACCATACTCCAAAGAATTACAACAACAGTTTTATAAAAAATATGGTGGTGAAAGTTTAGTTGCAAAACAAACAGCTTCACCTGTTCTGGGTAATTTGAACTCAGGTATGCAACTCTATCGCCTGAAGTATGAAAAGCCTGGTGAGTTTGCAAAAATAAAATATGCACTTCATTTGCCGCAGTATCTCAGCTATGTTATCTGCGGAGAATTGAATACGGATATTACAAGTGTTGGATGTCATACCAATCTCTGGCATTTTCAGCACAACAAATATCATAGCTGGGCAAAATCAGAAGGAGTGGAGGAGAAATTTCCTGCATTGAAGGATTGTACAGAAATGGCGGGTGCTGCGGGTGATATTTCTGTTGGCGCAGGCCTGCATGATAGTTCAGCAGCATTGATTCCTTACTTATCATCTTTTAATGAACCATTTATTTTATTATCAACCGGAACATGGTGTATCAGTTTAAATCCGTTTAATCACAGTTTACTTTCTGATTACGAATTGCACCAGGATTGTCTTTGTTATCTTTCTTATCATGGCAGCCCGGTAAAAGCATCAAGATTATTTGCGGGGTATGAACACGAGCAGCAAACAAAAAGACTGGGTGAACATTTTAAAACAGATACAGGTTATTACAAAAAAGTAAAAGCTGATCTTGATCTGTTGAAAAAATTTAAGATTAAACCCGCTTCTTCACAAAGTGTGAAAGACAGCGCTATGGTGAGCCAATCAAAATTTGAAAAAAGAGATTTAAACAGTTTCAGCAATTATGAAGAAGCATACCACCGGTTGATCGCTGATATTATGGAACAACAGGTGAGGAGTACGAATATTGTTTTAAGAGGAACCACAGTGAAACGGATTTTTGTAGATGGTGGTTTCAGTCAGAATCCTATTTACATGCATTTACTATCTGAAGCTTTTCCGGATATAGAAGTTTATGCAGCATCCGTTCCGCAGGCATCGGCGCTGGGTGCAGCAATGGCTGTTCATCCGCATTGGAATAATAAGCAACTTCCTTCAGATATCATTGACCTGAAACTATATTCTGTTGCACACAACACAACAATTTAG
- a CDS encoding bifunctional aldolase/short-chain dehydrogenase: protein METQVKNKPHNPPSGVGGFKHVSYLWDEAKAAELAGDEVALLVYRSNLLGADLRLTNYGGGNTSCKAIAKDPLTGKETEIMWVKGSGGDLGTMKRSGLAALYVDRLRSLKNVYRGIKYEDEMVELFNHCIYDLASKAPSIDTPLHGFLPFKHIDHLHPDAAIAIAAAKDGKKITQELFNGTIGWVGWQKPGFDLGLQLKQCLDENPGIRGIMLGSHGLFTWGDTAYESYINTLEVIERCAQYLEDNYGKKGEIFGGQKIESLPKAERLAKAASLAPVLRGFCSSQTKMIGHFTDDDRVLQYINSNDLEKLAPLGTSCPDHFLRTKISPLVANLTPKDDLSDVKAVKEKLQPQFEAYRKMYADYYNTCKHPNSPAIRDANPVVILYPGVGMFTFAKDKQTARVAAEFYTNAINVMRGAEAVSQYTSLPRQEAFNIEYWLLEEAKLQRMPKPKPLSGRIALITGSAGGIGKAIAKKFAEEGACVVINDINEERLDSAKEEFIQKYGKDTVSSTLLNVTDTASIDKAIDETSLAFGGVDIVINNAGISISKSIADHSLEEWDRLYDILVKGQFMVSKKGIEVMRKQGFGGDIVNIVSKNAVVAGPNNPGYGSAKAAQAHLTRLMAAELGADKIRVNTVNPDAVISDSNIWAGGWAEGRAKAYGITVDELPAYYAKRTLLNEIILPEDIANACFAFVGGLLNKSTGNALNVDGGVAMGFYR from the coding sequence ATGGAAACACAAGTAAAAAATAAGCCTCATAACCCCCCTTCAGGGGTTGGGGGTTTTAAACATGTAAGCTACCTCTGGGATGAAGCTAAAGCAGCTGAACTGGCGGGTGATGAAGTAGCTTTATTAGTTTATCGTTCCAATTTATTGGGCGCCGATCTGCGTTTAACAAATTATGGAGGTGGAAATACTTCCTGCAAAGCAATAGCTAAAGATCCGTTGACGGGAAAAGAAACGGAGATCATGTGGGTAAAAGGAAGCGGTGGCGACTTGGGTACAATGAAGCGTAGCGGGTTGGCGGCATTGTATGTTGACAGGCTTCGCAGCCTGAAAAATGTTTATCGTGGTATTAAGTATGAAGATGAAATGGTAGAGTTGTTCAATCATTGCATCTATGATCTTGCCTCTAAAGCTCCGTCTATTGATACACCTTTGCATGGTTTTCTTCCATTCAAACATATCGATCACCTGCATCCGGATGCAGCGATCGCAATTGCTGCTGCAAAAGATGGTAAAAAAATTACACAGGAATTATTTAATGGAACAATTGGCTGGGTGGGTTGGCAAAAACCCGGTTTCGATCTGGGTTTGCAGTTAAAGCAATGCCTTGATGAAAATCCCGGCATCCGCGGCATCATGCTCGGTTCTCATGGTTTGTTTACATGGGGCGATACAGCTTATGAAAGTTATATCAACACACTGGAAGTGATTGAACGTTGTGCTCAATACCTCGAAGATAATTATGGAAAGAAAGGGGAAATATTCGGAGGACAAAAAATTGAATCACTTCCTAAGGCAGAAAGATTAGCTAAAGCTGCATCATTAGCTCCTGTATTAAGAGGTTTCTGTTCATCACAAACAAAAATGATCGGCCACTTTACAGATGATGACAGAGTTTTACAATACATCAATTCAAATGACCTGGAAAAACTGGCTCCGTTAGGAACAAGTTGCCCTGACCATTTTTTACGTACAAAAATTTCTCCGTTGGTTGCTAACCTTACACCGAAAGATGATCTCAGCGACGTAAAAGCAGTTAAAGAAAAATTACAACCTCAGTTTGAAGCATATCGTAAAATGTATGCAGACTATTATAATACCTGCAAGCATCCAAACAGTCCTGCAATAAGAGATGCAAACCCGGTGGTGATCTTATATCCAGGTGTTGGTATGTTCACTTTTGCAAAAGACAAACAGACTGCGAGAGTAGCAGCTGAATTTTATACCAATGCTATCAATGTAATGCGTGGTGCGGAAGCTGTTTCTCAGTACACATCATTACCAAGACAGGAAGCCTTCAATATTGAATACTGGTTACTTGAAGAAGCGAAATTGCAGCGTATGCCAAAACCAAAACCACTAAGCGGTCGAATAGCATTGATTACAGGCAGCGCTGGTGGCATTGGCAAAGCAATCGCTAAAAAATTTGCTGAAGAAGGAGCATGTGTTGTTATCAATGATATCAATGAAGAAAGATTGGATAGTGCGAAAGAAGAATTCATTCAAAAATACGGTAAAGATACTGTGAGCAGCACTTTGTTGAATGTAACAGATACAGCAAGTATTGATAAAGCGATTGATGAAACAAGCCTTGCATTTGGTGGTGTTGATATTGTAATTAACAATGCAGGTATCAGTATTTCCAAATCCATTGCTGATCATTCATTGGAAGAATGGGATCGTTTATATGATATATTGGTGAAAGGTCAGTTCATGGTTTCTAAAAAAGGAATTGAAGTTATGCGCAAGCAGGGTTTTGGTGGCGACATTGTAAATATTGTTTCTAAAAATGCGGTTGTCGCTGGTCCGAATAATCCCGGTTATGGTTCTGCAAAAGCAGCGCAGGCACATCTTACACGTTTAATGGCAGCTGAATTAGGTGCCGATAAAATAAGAGTGAATACTGTAAATCCCGATGCCGTGATCTCAGATTCGAATATCTGGGCAGGCGGTTGGGCCGAGGGTCGTGCAAAAGCTTACGGTATAACTGTGGATGAGTTACCTGCATATTATGCAAAAAGAACATTACTGAACGAGATCATTCTACCGGAAGATATTGCCAATGCATGTTTTGCTTTTGTTGGCGGACTGCTTAATAAATCAACCGGTAATGCACTCAATGTAGATGGCGGTGTTGCAATGGGATTTTATAGGTAA
- a CDS encoding GntR family transcriptional regulator has protein sequence MKKNILFEYINIDYLSATPKYMQLANSVIKAIHEEKIGKDDLLPSINELSFEFEISRDTAEKGYKYLKQIGILGSVPGKGYFVKSTEVNQPLKIFLLFNKLSAHKKIVYDAFVNTLADMASIDFYIYNNDFSLFKRLIQNNKNEYTHYVIVPHFLEGSEAASEVINQIPTDKLLMLDKLIPGINGNYAAVYENFENDIYDALEQLREKLSKYHTIKMIFPGYTYHPEEIIKGFKRFCHQYAFGCKVVHDIANEPIKEGEAYINLMEDDLVILIEKILTTKMKLGKHVGVISYNETPLKKIILNGITTISTDFEFMGKKAAELILNNSREHFEVPFAVTDRASL, from the coding sequence ATGAAGAAGAACATATTGTTTGAGTATATCAACATAGACTACCTGTCTGCCACTCCCAAGTACATGCAACTGGCCAATTCGGTTATCAAAGCCATTCATGAAGAAAAGATCGGCAAGGATGATCTGTTGCCCTCCATTAATGAACTAAGTTTTGAATTTGAGATCTCCAGGGATACAGCAGAGAAGGGCTATAAATACCTGAAACAAATCGGAATTCTCGGCTCTGTGCCGGGCAAAGGTTATTTTGTAAAATCAACCGAAGTAAACCAGCCGCTGAAGATCTTTTTGCTGTTCAACAAACTCAGTGCACACAAAAAGATCGTGTATGATGCTTTTGTAAATACGCTGGCCGATATGGCCTCAATTGATTTTTATATTTACAATAATGATTTTTCACTCTTCAAACGGCTTATACAGAATAATAAAAATGAGTATACGCATTATGTGATCGTACCTCATTTTTTAGAAGGAAGTGAAGCAGCAAGCGAAGTCATCAATCAAATACCGACTGATAAATTACTGATGCTGGATAAACTCATTCCGGGCATCAATGGAAATTATGCTGCAGTATATGAGAATTTTGAAAACGATATTTATGATGCGCTGGAACAATTGCGGGAAAAGCTAAGTAAATATCATACCATCAAAATGATCTTTCCGGGATATACTTATCACCCGGAAGAGATCATAAAAGGTTTTAAAAGATTTTGCCACCAATATGCGTTTGGCTGTAAAGTAGTACATGATATTGCCAATGAACCCATCAAAGAAGGTGAAGCCTATATCAACCTGATGGAAGATGACCTTGTGATACTGATTGAAAAGATCCTGACAACAAAAATGAAATTGGGCAAACATGTTGGCGTGATCTCTTACAATGAAACTCCGCTGAAAAAAATAATCCTGAACGGCATCACTACTATTTCTACCGATTTTGAATTTATGGGTAAGAAAGCTGCGGAGTTAATTCTGAATAATTCAAGGGAACATTTTGAAGTGCCTTTCGCCGTTACTGATCGGGCCTCTCTGTAA